The sequence GCTGGCCCGGCGGCAAGGCGCGCAGCCGCGCGGCGCTGGCCTCCAGCTCCGCCGGCGAGGGGAAGGGAAAGCCGCCGGGCAGCGCGACATGGGTCAGCATGCCCCCGGCGCCGGGCGCCTCGGCGATCACCCGGCGGTCATAGGCATAGCCGCCGGTCGGCAGGTCGAGGTCGCCGGGTATGGCAAAGGCGAAGTCGTTCACGCCCGCGCCTCAGCCGAGGCCGGATTCGAAGCTGGCGCGCGCAAGGTCGGTCTCGTGCAGGGTCACGCGGATCTTCGCCAGCCCCTGCCCGTCCTCGCCCAGCGCGCCGGCCTTCGCAGCGTCGGCGATGGCGTCGAAAATATACCGGGCGAGAAATTCCGTGGTGGTCAGCGTGCCGGCAAATTTCGGCAGCGTGTCGAGATTCTGATAGGCGAGCGGCGCCAGCGTCTTTTTCAGCACGTCGAGCGCGGCGCCGATATCGACCACGACATTCTGCGCCGTCAGCGTCTCGCGGAAAAAGGCGACATCGACCACGAAGGTCGCGCCGTGCAGGCCCTGCGCAGGGCCGAAGAACGGGTCGGGCAGCGAATGGGCGATCATGATGCGATCGCGGACTTCGACAGAGTACATGGCATTCCTCATCGGTAATCGAGCAGGATCGCCAGCGCGTCCTCGCCCCCGGTCAGAAGTGGCGGCAGCCGTTGCGGCGCCGTATCGAAAGCGACGACATGCGTGACCAGCGGGTCGAGCCGCGCATCGTCGAGCAGGGTAATCGCCTTGGCCAGCCGGCGCGCATGCGGCCAGCGCGGACGCCGTGATGGAGATACGGAACCCACCTGCGAGCCGATCAGTTGCAGGCGCCGGCTGTGAAAAGCCTCGCCCAGCGGCACGGCGGGAGCGTGGCCGCCATACCAACTCACCTCCACCACCTTCGCCTCGAACGCGGCCGCCGCCAGCGCGGTGGCAAGGCCCTGCGCGGTGGCGCTGGTATGCAGCACGATATCGGCCTCGTCGGTCACGGCGTCGGGCAGGGCGAAGGCGGCGCCGAGCGCGCGCGCCATGTCGGCCCGGGCCGGGTTCACATCCACCAGCGTCACCTCCGCGCCGGGCAGCCGGGCGGCGAGCGCGGTCAGTAGCAGGCCGACCACCCCGCCGCCGACGACGGTGATCCGGTCTCCCGGCCCGGCGCCGGAATCCCAGATCGCGTTCAGCGCCGTTTCCATATTGGCGGCGAGAGCGGCGCGCTCCGGCGGCAGGCTCTCCGGCACCGGCATCGCCGCCGCCACGGGCAGGCTGTAGCGGTCCTGATGGGGAAAGAGCGCGAAGACGGTGCGGCCGACCCATTCCGCCGGCCCAGCCTCGACCAGCCCGACGCTCTGATAGCCATAGTGCACCGGAAACGGGAAATCCCCGTTCTGGAACGGGCCGCGCATGCGCTCGTGCTCGCTTGGCGGCACCGCACCTTCCAGCACCAGCCGTTCCGTCCCCCGGCTCACTGCCGAAACGAGGCTGCGAATGAGGAGCCCGTCCTCGCCCGGCGGGGGCAGCGGCATATGGCGCAGTTCATAGCGCCCCGGCGCCACGCACCAGAGCTGTGTGGCCATCTCCGCCGTGCCGCCCATCAACCGTCACCCCCTGCCCTTATTCGCGTGCATAACAGCATCACGGTGCGGTTAGATCCCACATGCGCGTGAACCGCCCACGACGGGGCGCGTACAAGCCCCGGGTGCGGCCATGGTGGCCGCGCGCCCGCGCCGAGCCGAGGATCGCATGAGTCTGGACGAGAATCTCGCCGAAGGACGCTTCATTTCCGCCGGTCGCGCCGAGTGCCGCACGCCCACCGGCGTGCAGTCCGCCCGGCAGCTCACGCGCCGCCGCGTGGTGGTCTTCACCCTCATCGCGGCGACCTATGCCGTGCTGGTGGCGCTGTTCGCCCATCTCCTCGCCCATGGCGGGTTCTCCCTGCTGGATGGATTGCTGCTGGCGGCCTTCTGTCTCTCCACGCCCTGGACCATTCTCGGCTTCTGGAACGCCCTCATCGGGCTCTGGCTCCTGCACGGGCCCGGCGACGCCCGCCGCTCGGTCTATCCCTATGCCACGCGGGCGGCAGAGGAGGCGCCGATCACCGCCCGCGTCGCCATGGTCATGACGCTGCGCAACGAGGACCCCGCCCGGGCTTTCGCCCGGCTGCGTGCCATGGAGAGCGAACTCGCCGCCAGCGGTGCGGGCGAGGCCTTCGCCTGGTTCGTGTTGTCCGACACCACCCGGCCGGAGATCGCGGCGCAGGAGGAGAACCTGTTCGCCGCGTGGCAGGCGGAACGCAGCGAAGGGGCGTCGCTTCACTACCGCCGCCGCACCAGCAATGAGGGTTTCAAGGCCGGCAATATCCGCGATTTCCTGGAGCGCTGGGGCGACGCGCATGACTTCATGCTGGTACTCGATGCCGACAGCTTCCTCGGCGCCGACGCAACGCTGCGCCTCGTGCGCATCATGCAGGCGCATCCGCGCCTCGGCATCCTGCAAAGCCTGGTGGTCGGCCTGCCCTCCCGCTCGCCCTTCGCCCGCATCTTCCAGTTCGGCATGCGCCACGGCATGCGCTCCTACACCATGGGCGCCTCCTGGTGGGCGGGCGATTGCGGGCCCTATTGGGGGCACAACGCCGTCATCCGCATCGCCCCGTTCAAGGCGCACTGCCAGCTCCCCGTCCTGCCGGGCAAGGGGCCGCTGGCCGGTCATGTACTCTCGCACGACCAGATCGAGGCGGTGCTGATGCGTCGCGCGGGCTTCGAGGTGCGGGTGCTGCCGGAGGAGATGGACAGTTTCGAGGAAAACCCGCCGCACCTCACGGAATTCACCCGGCGTGATCTGCGCTGGTGCCAGGGCAACATGCAGTATTGGCGCCTGCTCGCTCTGCCCGGCCTGAAGCCGATGAGCCGATTCCAGATCGCCTGGGCGATCCTGATGTATCTCGGCGCCTTCGCCTGGATGGCCTTCGTCGCCCTCGCCGCGCTGAAGGTGTTCGATACCGAGCGGGCGGACGCGCCTTTTCCCGCCGCGCTGGGGCTCACCCTGTTCGCCACCATGTTCGCGATGAGCCTCGCGCCGAAGGTCGCGGGTCTGCTCGACGTGCTGCTGCGGGCCGGCGAGCGTGCGCGCTATGGCGGCAGCGCCCGGCTGGCCGGGGGCGCGCTGGCCGAGTTCGTCTTTTCCGTGCTGCTGGGGCCGGTCGTGGCCTTCCGCATCGCGCTGTTCATGATCGGCCTGGCCTTCGGCCGCACCGTGACCTGGGAGGCGCAGGCGCGCGATGCCGAGCGCCTGTCCTGGCGCACCGCACTTGCCGGGCTGTGGCCGCAATTCCTGTTCGGTGCGTCGCTGGCCGCACTGCTTGCCGGCTTCGCGCCGGGTGCGTTGCCCTGGGCGCTGCCGGTGCTGGTCGCCCTGCTCGCCGCCGTGCCCTTCGCGGTGCTCACCGCCGAGCCGGCACTCGGCCGATGGCTGGGCCGAACCGGCCTGTGCGCCACACCGGAAGAGGTGTTCCCCACGACGAGCCTGACCTGCCTTGAGGCGGAGCAGGCGACAGCAAGGGGGTGATGCAAGTGCCGCACGCCGGCACAATCTGCGGATGAGTGTCCGCCGCGACCGCCTGGCTTCTTGACGGTAGGTATGTCGTGCGCAAGAGAGGCGGACATTCTTCGGCCCAAGTGGCTTGCCAAGCCCTCCGTCCGCCGGCCTATCCTGCGAGAAGGAGACGCTGGCGTGAGCCTCTAGACGGATGATTCATGAAGATCCGGTTCGGCAAGACCTATGTGTACCTGGCTGAATACCGGATGCCGATCCTGCGCGCCCGCCTCGCCCGCAGGTTCGGTCGCGAATCCAAGCCGGTCATTATACCCGGCGAACGGCGTCATCCCGGCAATGTGCATGCTGTTTTCCTCATCTGGCAGCCGCAGGCGACCGCCTGGTATGTGACCAACGCGCTGGAAGCGCTGGCCGAGGCGGGGATCAATGTGACCCTCGTGGTCAATCACCCGCTCAGCGAGGCGCGGCTGGCGGAGCTAAGGCCCTTTGCCGATCGGATCATGCTGCGCGACAATTCCGGCCGCGACATGGGGGGCTACCGCGACGCCATCCTGTCCTTTGCCGGGCGGGAGCCGGAGCGGCTGCTGCTGATGAACGACAGCGTCTATTACTTCCGCGCCGGTCTGACCGAGATGGTGCAGAGGCTCGCCACCTCCCCCTGCGATGTCTGCGCGACGTATGAGAACTGGGAATATCATCACCATTTCCAGTCCTTCTGCTATTCGATCTCGCGCTACATGCTGGAGCAGCCGGCGTTCCGGCAGTTTTGGCGCGACTATCTTCCGGTGAATGCCCGGCCCTGGGCCATCAACAAGGGCGAGGTCGGCAGTTCGCGCCTTATGGTGAGCCTCGCCCGCTCCAGCGAAGTTCTGTTCAACCCGGTCAAGCTGCGCGAGGCGCTGGCCGACGTTGATTCCGTGGGCCTGCAGGATCTCTTCGGCCATCTGCCGATCGACCTGCGGCCGGAGCCCGGTGGCCCGCAGCTGCGGCAGGAAACCGTGATGCGCCAGCTGATGGACGCGGTCGTCGCCCGCTCGCAGATTCATAGCGGCGGTTTTCTCTACCGCCGCTTCCTCGGGGCGCCGGTGATCAAACGCGATCTTCTGTTCCGCCTGCAGTACCATCTGCATGAGATCGAGAGCTTGCTGAACATTGTCGGCGCGGAAGGCCGCACGGCCGACATCATGACTGAAATGCGCGTCAAGGGCGTCGGCTTCCATCTGCGCGGCCGTGCGCGCCAGCGCTTTCTGCTCGACCTCTAACGCCACCGCTCCGCCGGAGATCGGTAAAAGGTTCTCTAGCCATCGCCCTGCGGGTCGCCGATATGGAGGGAATGGTGCCTCCCGTCCCATCCCCCACGCCGCCTTCCCTGCCGCCTTCCCGCCGCGTGCGTGCCCGCGCCGCCCGCCGCGCGTCTCCGCTCTGGCGGGTTCTCGGCTTTCTTTTCCGCCTGCTCTGCACGCCGCTGATCCTGCTCGACGAGCTGGTGCGTCCGCTCTATCGGCCGCTCATTGCCCGCCTCGCCGCGCTCCGGATCATGCACGCGTTCGAGCGCTGGATCGCCGCCCGCTCGGTGACGACGATCCTCGTGCTTCTGGTCGTTCCCTATGTCACCATCGAGCCGCTGAAAATCGTCGCGCTGGTGTGGATCGCCGATGGCTGGGCCAGGGCGGGCACCGTACTTTTCCTGCTCGCCTATCTCGTCAGCTTCGTCATCATCGAGCGCATCTATTCCGCCGGCCGGGCCAAGCTGATGACCGTGCCGTGGATGGCATGGGTGATCGTGACCCTTACCAACCTTCGCGACCGGGTCGTGACGGCGCTGCGCCTCGATCGGCTCAAGCAGGCGCTGCGCCGCCGCGTGCGCGAGGTGCGGCGCGGGCTGGAGCGGCTGTGGCGCTGAGGGTGGGGAAGATCATCCCAAGGGATGGGGTCGGCCACATTCAATGGTGATCCGGCTAAGCGCAGGCGTGATAGAGGCCGGCGGGGTGCGGGCCTACCCTTTCCTGGTCATCGGCACCGCATGGAGCGGGCCGCAAATCAGGAGAACCGCCATGAACAAGTTCCTCACCCTCGCCGTTCTGTCCACCGCGCTCGTGCTCGGCGCCGTCTCGGCTGAAGCGGCGGCGACCCGTCCGGCCGCTTCCGCCCAGACGGTGGTCGAAGGCCGCAACATGACCGAGAGCTTCGCCGCCCAGAACGGCGCCGCCGCGATCCGCGAGCAGGCCGAGGGCAATATGCGCTCCACCCACTGAGCAGGGTGCGACGCTACTGATACCGTCGGCCCGGTCCCTGACCGGGCCGAACGCTTTTTTCCCTCCCCGTGGCGTGCCGTCATTGAGATTTCCTTCGGGGGCCGTCGGGCAGCTATACTGCCGCAAAATCGGGGGCGGCTGTGAACCGTCCGCCTGCTGCCTGGGGGGGGCGGGAGACAGGAGCATGGACGGCATAGAACCCCAGGCGGTGGCGATCACCTGCCGGGATGGCGTGAGGCTTGGCGGGCACATCTGGGCGGCAGCGCCCGGCCGGGTGCAGGGCGCGGTGGTGATCAATCCCGCCACAGGCGTCGCGGCGCGTTACTATCATCGCTATGCCCGCTTTC comes from Ancylobacter polymorphus and encodes:
- a CDS encoding 6-pyruvoyl trahydropterin synthase family protein, which encodes MYSVEVRDRIMIAHSLPDPFFGPAQGLHGATFVVDVAFFRETLTAQNVVVDIGAALDVLKKTLAPLAYQNLDTLPKFAGTLTTTEFLARYIFDAIADAAKAGALGEDGQGLAKIRVTLHETDLARASFESGLG
- a CDS encoding zinc-dependent alcohol dehydrogenase, which gives rise to MATQLWCVAPGRYELRHMPLPPPGEDGLLIRSLVSAVSRGTERLVLEGAVPPSEHERMRGPFQNGDFPFPVHYGYQSVGLVEAGPAEWVGRTVFALFPHQDRYSLPVAAAMPVPESLPPERAALAANMETALNAIWDSGAGPGDRITVVGGGVVGLLLTALAARLPGAEVTLVDVNPARADMARALGAAFALPDAVTDEADIVLHTSATAQGLATALAAAAFEAKVVEVSWYGGHAPAVPLGEAFHSRRLQLIGSQVGSVSPSRRPRWPHARRLAKAITLLDDARLDPLVTHVVAFDTAPQRLPPLLTGGEDALAILLDYR
- the mdoH gene encoding glucans biosynthesis glucosyltransferase MdoH, whose amino-acid sequence is MSLDENLAEGRFISAGRAECRTPTGVQSARQLTRRRVVVFTLIAATYAVLVALFAHLLAHGGFSLLDGLLLAAFCLSTPWTILGFWNALIGLWLLHGPGDARRSVYPYATRAAEEAPITARVAMVMTLRNEDPARAFARLRAMESELAASGAGEAFAWFVLSDTTRPEIAAQEENLFAAWQAERSEGASLHYRRRTSNEGFKAGNIRDFLERWGDAHDFMLVLDADSFLGADATLRLVRIMQAHPRLGILQSLVVGLPSRSPFARIFQFGMRHGMRSYTMGASWWAGDCGPYWGHNAVIRIAPFKAHCQLPVLPGKGPLAGHVLSHDQIEAVLMRRAGFEVRVLPEEMDSFEENPPHLTEFTRRDLRWCQGNMQYWRLLALPGLKPMSRFQIAWAILMYLGAFAWMAFVALAALKVFDTERADAPFPAALGLTLFATMFAMSLAPKVAGLLDVLLRAGERARYGGSARLAGGALAEFVFSVLLGPVVAFRIALFMIGLAFGRTVTWEAQARDAERLSWRTALAGLWPQFLFGASLAALLAGFAPGALPWALPVLVALLAAVPFAVLTAEPALGRWLGRTGLCATPEEVFPTTSLTCLEAEQATARG
- a CDS encoding rhamnan synthesis F family protein, whose amino-acid sequence is MKIRFGKTYVYLAEYRMPILRARLARRFGRESKPVIIPGERRHPGNVHAVFLIWQPQATAWYVTNALEALAEAGINVTLVVNHPLSEARLAELRPFADRIMLRDNSGRDMGGYRDAILSFAGREPERLLLMNDSVYYFRAGLTEMVQRLATSPCDVCATYENWEYHHHFQSFCYSISRYMLEQPAFRQFWRDYLPVNARPWAINKGEVGSSRLMVSLARSSEVLFNPVKLREALADVDSVGLQDLFGHLPIDLRPEPGGPQLRQETVMRQLMDAVVARSQIHSGGFLYRRFLGAPVIKRDLLFRLQYHLHEIESLLNIVGAEGRTADIMTEMRVKGVGFHLRGRARQRFLLDL